One window of Marinobacterium aestuarii genomic DNA carries:
- a CDS encoding aldehyde dehydrogenase (NADP(+)), whose translation MQLKGQLLIGQNGVNGKGAAIQAIDPSTGERLEPVYLGGGAAEVEQACALAETACVAYGETPLELRAAFLETIASEIEALGDALIVRAMQESGLPRARLEGERGRTCGQLRLFASVVRAGEWQDLRIDPAQPERQPLPRADLRQRHISLGPVVVFGASNFPLAFSVAGGDTASALAAGCPVIVKAHSAHPGTSELVGLAVQAAVAKCALPEGVFSLLFGSGREVGQALVADSRVQAVGFTGSRSGGTALMATAQARPQPIPVYAEMSSINPVFLLPQALQSRGTELAQGFVASLAMGAGQFCTSPGLVIAQAGAALNTFLDVVAEAAQAAPAQTMLTPGIHGAFNDGVGVLAQHNSVRTLARGQAGAGPYQCQAGVFVAKAADFLADEALQAEVFGSCSLVIECADEAEIRQVAAHLEGQLTATLQMDADDTAQAQALLPILERRAGRVLVNGWPTGVEVCHAMVHGGPFPATADARSTSVGSAAIHRFLRPVCYQNLSQALLPAALRDDNLEGRSRLLDGKRVL comes from the coding sequence ATGCAACTCAAAGGACAGCTTTTGATCGGCCAGAATGGCGTGAACGGCAAGGGCGCCGCCATTCAGGCGATTGACCCGTCCACGGGCGAGCGGCTTGAACCTGTTTACCTGGGCGGCGGTGCGGCCGAGGTTGAACAGGCCTGCGCGCTGGCCGAAACGGCCTGCGTGGCCTACGGCGAGACGCCGCTTGAGCTGCGGGCGGCATTTCTTGAAACCATCGCCAGTGAAATTGAAGCCCTGGGTGATGCGCTGATTGTACGCGCCATGCAGGAATCCGGCCTGCCGCGGGCCCGGCTGGAAGGTGAACGTGGCCGTACCTGTGGTCAGCTGCGCCTGTTTGCATCGGTAGTACGCGCCGGCGAGTGGCAGGATCTGCGCATTGATCCGGCGCAGCCGGAACGCCAGCCACTGCCGCGTGCTGACCTGCGTCAGCGCCATATCTCCCTCGGGCCTGTGGTGGTGTTCGGTGCCAGCAACTTCCCGCTGGCATTCAGTGTGGCCGGGGGTGATACCGCCTCGGCACTGGCCGCGGGTTGCCCCGTGATCGTCAAGGCGCACTCGGCGCACCCTGGAACCTCGGAGCTGGTGGGTCTTGCGGTGCAGGCGGCGGTAGCCAAGTGTGCTCTGCCCGAAGGGGTGTTCTCGCTGCTGTTCGGCTCTGGCCGTGAAGTCGGTCAGGCACTGGTGGCCGATTCCCGTGTGCAGGCGGTGGGTTTCACAGGTTCGCGCAGCGGTGGTACTGCACTGATGGCGACCGCCCAGGCACGTCCGCAGCCGATTCCGGTCTATGCCGAAATGAGCAGCATTAACCCGGTATTCCTGTTGCCCCAGGCGCTGCAGTCCCGCGGCACCGAACTCGCCCAGGGTTTTGTGGCCTCCCTCGCCATGGGAGCCGGTCAGTTCTGCACCAGCCCGGGGCTGGTGATTGCCCAGGCGGGTGCGGCACTGAATACTTTCCTCGATGTGGTTGCAGAGGCTGCGCAGGCCGCGCCGGCCCAGACCATGCTGACGCCGGGCATTCACGGGGCTTTCAACGATGGCGTTGGCGTATTGGCTCAGCACAACAGCGTGCGTACTCTGGCCCGTGGCCAGGCGGGCGCCGGGCCTTATCAGTGTCAGGCCGGTGTTTTTGTCGCCAAGGCGGCAGATTTCCTGGCCGACGAAGCGCTGCAAGCTGAAGTCTTCGGTTCCTGCTCGCTGGTCATTGAGTGTGCTGACGAGGCCGAGATCAGGCAGGTGGCAGCGCATCTTGAAGGGCAGCTCACCGCTACCCTGCAGATGGATGCCGATGATACGGCCCAGGCGCAGGCCTTGCTGCCAATTCTGGAGCGCCGCGCCGGACGCGTACTGGTCAATGGCTGGCCGACCGGTGTCGAGGTGTGCCACGCCATGGTTCACGGCGGACCTTTCCCCGCCACCGCCGATGCACGCAGCACTTCAGTCGGCAGCGCCGCAATCCATCGCTTCCTGCGCCCGGTGTGCTATCAGAACCTGTCCCAGGCGCTATTGCCGGCGGCACTGCGCGATGACAATCTCGAAGGCCGCTCCCGCTTGCTGGATGGTAAAAGGGTGCTTTAA
- a CDS encoding adenylate/guanylate cyclase domain-containing protein has protein sequence MSRVSKGRRLLRSPARLLGPEGSLSRRLHQRVLLLGIIAIIGFVFVIVTGLLGAQNRQERQFHEAGLQATRAFDSYLLDVRSDLIATAAALGPSADQSDLLRQLIARRPTLFELQLIDADGRILIQRNRVGRPYQIEVSEQPWFSAVRAGYSYLGAVDFGEFSVPTVTLAAPVTDELGVFAASLVARFDLTTLWNIAISLPVAESGYVYISDQQGQLVAHRNLRLLYSDATLQSLIGRSPQAIADGNLHIYPALDGRWVLGFGMAFELAPWFAIVEQPLFEALGPSVMLALGMLLALVLAAWLVRSILRFTRVQILRPLALLRGGVERLQQGDLQARTRVPAGHGELSQLGDAFDQMTEQLQAREQQLRQSLADTTELKNLLDNVFASIVSGVMTTDLQGRITLCNLAALRILDYPHSKMLVGQTVASLRPPLNALLLPHVQSVCRAHEPLIGLEVSPVLEERGKVHLRCNLSVLRGAEQVLGIAIVIDDVTTLKQMEAQRRLLEHMVSPAILSQIDPDRLQLGGQRREITALFADIHGFTRISEQLTPEKLVGLLNRYLGAMADAVLAQEGTIDKFLGDAIMAWFNAPLPQVDHALRAVRTALQIRSAIEQLHEELPAALRLSFGVGIHTGEAVLGLVGTQARIEYTAIGDDVNTAKRIQEHSGINQILISAQIYQAVQDDVEVRPLQRIKVKGKQKPLEVYEVIGLKKQVQGAR, from the coding sequence ATGAGCCGGGTCAGCAAAGGACGCAGGCTGCTGCGCAGCCCAGCCAGATTGCTGGGGCCCGAAGGCTCGCTAAGCCGGCGTCTGCACCAGCGTGTACTGTTGCTGGGCATTATCGCCATTATTGGTTTCGTCTTTGTGATAGTGACCGGGCTGCTGGGGGCGCAGAACCGGCAGGAGCGACAGTTTCACGAAGCCGGGCTCCAGGCCACCCGCGCCTTTGATTCCTACCTGCTGGATGTCAGAAGCGATCTGATCGCAACCGCTGCGGCGCTTGGGCCTTCCGCAGACCAGAGCGATCTGTTGCGGCAGCTGATTGCACGTCGGCCGACCCTGTTCGAGCTGCAGCTGATAGACGCCGACGGGCGGATTCTGATTCAGCGCAATCGTGTCGGCAGGCCCTACCAGATAGAGGTGAGCGAGCAACCCTGGTTCAGTGCCGTGCGTGCCGGCTACAGCTATCTGGGGGCGGTGGACTTCGGTGAATTCAGCGTGCCTACGGTGACCCTAGCGGCGCCTGTCACCGATGAGCTGGGCGTCTTCGCCGCTTCTCTGGTGGCACGGTTCGACCTGACCACGCTATGGAATATTGCCATCAGTCTGCCGGTGGCCGAGTCGGGCTACGTATACATCAGCGATCAGCAGGGTCAGCTGGTGGCCCATCGCAACCTGCGCCTGCTGTATAGCGATGCAACCCTGCAAAGCCTTATTGGCCGCAGCCCCCAGGCCATCGCCGACGGTAACCTGCATATCTATCCGGCGCTGGATGGGCGCTGGGTGCTGGGCTTTGGCATGGCGTTCGAACTGGCACCCTGGTTTGCCATCGTTGAACAGCCGCTGTTTGAAGCTCTGGGGCCCTCGGTGATGCTGGCGCTTGGGATGCTGCTGGCGCTGGTGCTGGCCGCATGGCTGGTGCGCAGTATCCTGCGCTTTACCCGCGTACAGATTCTGCGCCCGCTGGCACTGTTGCGCGGCGGCGTCGAGCGGTTGCAGCAGGGCGATCTGCAGGCCCGTACCCGGGTGCCTGCTGGCCACGGCGAGCTGAGTCAGCTGGGGGATGCCTTTGATCAGATGACCGAGCAGTTGCAGGCGCGCGAGCAGCAGTTGCGCCAGTCTCTGGCCGATACCACCGAGCTGAAAAACCTGCTCGACAATGTGTTTGCCTCCATTGTCAGCGGTGTCATGACCACCGACCTGCAGGGGCGCATTACCCTGTGCAACCTGGCGGCGCTGCGCATACTGGATTATCCCCACAGCAAGATGCTGGTCGGCCAGACCGTGGCCAGCCTCAGGCCGCCGCTGAACGCGCTCTTGTTGCCCCATGTTCAGTCGGTGTGCCGAGCCCATGAGCCGCTGATCGGGCTGGAGGTCAGCCCGGTGCTAGAGGAGCGCGGCAAGGTACATTTGCGTTGCAATCTTTCGGTGCTGCGCGGCGCTGAACAGGTGCTGGGTATCGCCATAGTGATAGACGATGTCACGACGCTGAAACAGATGGAGGCCCAGCGCAGGTTGCTGGAGCACATGGTGTCGCCGGCCATTCTGAGCCAGATTGATCCCGACCGGCTGCAGCTTGGCGGCCAGAGACGCGAGATTACCGCGCTCTTTGCCGATATCCACGGCTTTACCCGCATCAGCGAACAGCTGACGCCGGAAAAGCTGGTGGGCCTGTTGAACCGCTATCTGGGGGCCATGGCCGATGCGGTGCTGGCGCAAGAGGGCACCATCGACAAGTTCCTCGGCGATGCCATCATGGCCTGGTTTAACGCACCCTTGCCCCAGGTCGATCATGCCCTGCGGGCGGTGCGCACGGCGCTGCAAATCCGCAGCGCCATCGAGCAGCTGCACGAGGAATTGCCAGCTGCGCTGCGGCTTTCATTCGGAGTGGGCATTCACACCGGCGAGGCGGTGCTCGGGCTTGTCGGCACCCAGGCGCGCATCGAATACACCGCCATCGGTGACGATGTGAACACAGCCAAACGCATTCAGGAGCACAGTGGCATTAATCAGATTCTGATCAGCGCCCAGATCTACCAGGCGGTGCAGGATGATGTTGAAGTGCGGCCGCTGCAGCGCATTAAGGTCAAGGGCAAGCAGAAGCCGCTGGAAGTGTATGAGGTGATTGGGCTTAAAAAGCAGGTTCAAGGGGCAAGGTAA
- a CDS encoding DUF4105 domain-containing protein, producing the protein MPIPSLKLLCALAAALLLLFVAEARATVPATTQSPWLQSTWLKLLHYAPDSSSPSGYRSAIHNDAFFLSPSGATDPQAEFEATLQAFVQTPGTDVDEHAQCLFPARFIWIRQRTEPSAFAALECAAFNAWNRGNRIDSISLVYASGYLGNPASFYGHTLLKFNSASDSGQSQLLDNSLNYGAVVPPNENPLRYMYKGVFGGYIGGFSEVEYYFHSGVYGEVELRDLWEYELNLSREQVDFVVAHGWEVLRREYTYYFFRKNCAYRVAELLEIIDGLNIIPDVRFATIPQAVIQKMARGTLQGQPLIRSVRYHPSRQTRLYKRFFALEADERAAVGTAAEQPEGLQAVLDGASGLAARQRILDTLLDYYQYVRDPDEGVADSNNSHYQQVLQARFSLPPGATALPQSHQPAPHQGRNPSLLRLGVLHNSRRGNGLLLSLRPAYYDVLDSGNGHIKNSVLSMGEISAVHVDGQTELRAINLVNLESLNDSATGLPGDKGRYWKLKLGAEADNLACSRCLVVQAEGAIGTARRINRNLLLGLSVGGVAQENYQHSGHLAVKAAFFANMTLGSSYSGRLQLEQRQALDGAQRLRSGVTLELRKALDTNIDLRLQYRRDSAEETMLSLGYYF; encoded by the coding sequence ATGCCGATACCTTCGCTCAAGCTGCTCTGTGCCCTGGCAGCAGCGCTGCTGTTGCTGTTCGTCGCAGAGGCTCGCGCCACAGTGCCGGCTACAACGCAAAGTCCCTGGTTGCAGTCAACCTGGCTCAAGCTGCTGCACTACGCGCCGGATTCCAGTTCCCCCAGTGGCTATCGCAGCGCCATTCATAACGATGCGTTTTTCCTGAGTCCGAGCGGCGCCACGGATCCGCAGGCAGAGTTTGAGGCGACGTTACAGGCATTTGTGCAAACGCCCGGCACTGATGTCGATGAGCATGCCCAGTGCCTGTTTCCGGCGCGCTTTATCTGGATCCGCCAGAGGACAGAACCGAGTGCGTTTGCGGCGCTGGAGTGTGCGGCTTTCAATGCCTGGAACCGCGGCAACCGCATCGATTCCATCAGCCTGGTATACGCCAGCGGTTATCTGGGTAATCCGGCCTCCTTCTATGGCCATACCCTGCTCAAGTTCAATTCCGCCAGCGACAGCGGGCAGTCACAGTTGCTGGACAACAGCCTCAATTACGGCGCTGTGGTGCCGCCGAACGAAAACCCGCTACGTTATATGTACAAAGGCGTTTTCGGCGGTTATATAGGTGGTTTCAGCGAAGTTGAATACTATTTCCACAGCGGCGTTTACGGCGAAGTGGAGTTGCGCGACCTGTGGGAATACGAGCTGAATCTCAGCCGCGAGCAGGTTGATTTTGTCGTCGCCCATGGCTGGGAAGTCTTGCGACGTGAATATACCTATTACTTTTTTCGCAAGAACTGCGCCTATCGCGTGGCCGAACTGCTGGAGATTATCGACGGGTTGAACATTATTCCCGACGTCCGTTTTGCCACCATCCCCCAGGCGGTAATACAGAAGATGGCGCGCGGCACCCTGCAGGGGCAGCCGCTGATCCGCTCTGTGCGTTACCACCCGTCCCGCCAGACCCGCCTTTACAAGCGTTTCTTTGCCCTTGAGGCCGATGAGCGTGCCGCAGTGGGCACTGCGGCGGAACAGCCAGAAGGGTTACAAGCTGTGCTGGATGGTGCATCTGGGCTGGCGGCACGCCAGCGCATTCTCGACACCCTGCTGGACTATTACCAGTATGTTCGCGACCCCGATGAAGGCGTGGCCGATAGCAACAACAGCCATTACCAGCAGGTGCTGCAGGCCCGCTTCAGCTTGCCGCCGGGGGCGACAGCGTTGCCGCAAAGCCACCAGCCTGCGCCGCACCAGGGGCGCAATCCGAGTCTGCTGCGCCTGGGTGTGCTGCATAACAGCAGGCGGGGCAATGGTCTGCTGCTGAGTCTGCGCCCGGCCTATTATGATGTGCTGGATTCGGGCAATGGCCATATCAAGAACTCGGTGCTGTCGATGGGCGAGATCAGCGCCGTGCATGTCGATGGCCAGACCGAACTGCGCGCCATCAATTTGGTGAACCTCGAGAGCCTGAACGATTCCGCCACCGGCCTGCCGGGCGACAAGGGCCGTTACTGGAAGCTCAAGCTGGGGGCTGAGGCAGACAATTTGGCCTGCAGCCGCTGTCTGGTGGTGCAGGCGGAAGGCGCGATCGGTACCGCGAGGCGTATCAATCGCAACCTGCTGCTGGGGCTGAGCGTGGGCGGCGTGGCGCAGGAAAACTATCAGCACAGCGGTCATCTAGCGGTAAAAGCGGCTTTTTTCGCCAATATGACCCTGGGTTCAAGCTACAGCGGGCGCCTGCAACTGGAGCAGCGCCAGGCGCTGGACGGGGCCCAGCGCTTGCGCTCCGGTGTGACGCTGGAGCTTAGAAAGGCGCTGGATACCAATATTGACCTGCGCCTGCAGTATCGCCGGGACAGCGCCGAGGAGACGATGCTGTCGCTGGGCTACTATTTCTGA
- a CDS encoding sugar ABC transporter substrate-binding protein, with protein sequence MARLRRPGPSRLAAAVWILLLALLAAGFLTGCDDKPAQRSRPQTSVVLAQNQAQAAADSRALGVAQELTASRPWRISFLMKNFAWANPYWRRTQEGAETARQSFGVFLRVQGVQEYAVERQIRSLDALIREDRSDGIIIAPVDTNRLSPVVEKAVRAGIPVIVYDTPLNAEGVLTYVGSDNFRAGTLLGRWVVEQLGGAGNVLIMEGLPGHQNSLDRRNGMLEGLREGDINVLGLSSGRWQRADAQQVAANWLARLDDIDAIMAVDDVMALGIADALEGANRRNVLVTGFDANTDALLAIRQGRLHATMDQVPKLQARRAVQLMVRHLETGEPFPATLLWSNLRLVTAENVTDFLQ encoded by the coding sequence ATGGCGAGGTTACGCAGGCCCGGGCCGAGCCGCCTTGCTGCGGCTGTGTGGATACTCTTGTTAGCGCTGTTGGCAGCGGGCTTTCTGACCGGCTGTGATGACAAGCCAGCGCAGCGCTCCAGGCCTCAGACCTCGGTGGTACTGGCGCAAAATCAGGCCCAGGCCGCGGCTGACAGTCGGGCTCTGGGGGTGGCGCAGGAGTTGACGGCGAGCCGGCCCTGGCGCATCAGTTTTCTGATGAAGAACTTTGCCTGGGCCAATCCCTACTGGCGCCGTACTCAGGAAGGTGCCGAAACGGCGCGCCAGAGTTTCGGTGTTTTCCTGCGCGTGCAGGGAGTGCAGGAATATGCCGTGGAGCGTCAGATTCGCAGTCTGGATGCGCTGATTCGGGAAGACCGCAGCGACGGCATCATCATTGCGCCGGTGGATACCAACCGGCTGTCGCCGGTGGTGGAAAAGGCCGTTCGTGCCGGTATACCCGTGATCGTTTACGACACACCACTCAATGCCGAGGGGGTTCTGACCTATGTCGGCTCCGATAATTTCCGGGCCGGCACCCTGCTGGGGCGCTGGGTGGTGGAGCAGCTCGGCGGCGCTGGCAATGTACTGATCATGGAGGGCCTGCCGGGGCATCAGAACTCCCTCGATAGGCGCAACGGCATGCTTGAGGGCCTGCGCGAGGGGGATATCAATGTGCTGGGGCTGAGTTCCGGGCGCTGGCAGCGCGCTGATGCGCAGCAGGTCGCGGCGAACTGGCTCGCACGGCTCGATGATATTGATGCCATCATGGCGGTGGATGATGTGATGGCACTGGGGATCGCCGATGCGCTGGAGGGGGCCAATAGGCGCAATGTGCTGGTCACCGGCTTTGATGCCAATACCGATGCGCTGCTGGCCATCCGCCAGGGGCGTCTGCATGCCACCATGGATCAGGTGCCAAAACTCCAGGCCCGCCGTGCCGTGCAGTTGATGGTACGCCACCTGGAAACCGGTGAGCCCTTTCCGGCGACGCTGCTGTGGAGCAACCTGCGGCTGGTGACCGCTGAAAACGTAACGGACTTCCTGCAATGA
- a CDS encoding DUF3015 family protein, with product MNIKHSLLSLVLAGTALSMSAATLAETKPVGSGPNPYVNCGIGAALFPATHWAAVTSNIIWDLGTTAVTSATSSPETCNKRNVQVAQFILDTYDNLAEETAQGQGEHLSAMLEIMACQQSAQPSVISAVRGQMGQQIGVAGYAEQTKIEKAAIYYDLVNTAAANCAA from the coding sequence ATGAATATCAAGCACAGCCTGTTATCCCTGGTGCTCGCCGGTACCGCCCTGAGCATGTCTGCGGCCACTCTGGCAGAAACCAAGCCTGTGGGCTCAGGCCCGAATCCCTATGTAAACTGCGGCATAGGTGCGGCCCTGTTCCCGGCGACGCACTGGGCGGCTGTTACGTCCAATATCATCTGGGATCTGGGTACCACGGCGGTTACCTCTGCGACCTCGAGCCCGGAGACCTGCAACAAGCGTAACGTTCAAGTCGCGCAATTCATTCTGGATACCTATGACAACCTTGCCGAAGAAACCGCGCAGGGCCAGGGTGAACACCTGAGCGCCATGCTCGAGATCATGGCTTGCCAGCAAAGTGCTCAGCCTTCTGTGATCAGTGCAGTGCGCGGCCAGATGGGGCAGCAGATCGGCGTTGCCGGTTATGCAGAGCAGACTAAAATCGAAAAAGCCGCCATCTACTACGATCTGGTGAATACAGCCGCCGCCAACTGCGCTGCCTGA
- a CDS encoding NYN domain-containing protein — MKDLDQHKKIAVLVDADNAQRSKTKHILDELSGHGHIVVKRAYGDWSSENLKNWRTTLNELAIQPCQQFAYTTGKNSTDGAMIIDAMDLLYSKRFDAFAIVSSDSDFTSLASRLKQSEIYVFGFGEKKTPISFRNACDDFIFTEILGDVPAETLPGNPDMAQIKRLLIKAWREHSDDEGWMNMGHAGSLLKRQRPDFDPRTFGAASFKEFLQLFAPDITVEQKQRGNGRPYMYQVVV; from the coding sequence ATGAAGGACCTGGACCAACACAAGAAAATCGCTGTGCTTGTTGATGCCGATAATGCACAGCGCTCCAAGACCAAACATATCCTCGACGAGCTGTCCGGGCACGGCCATATAGTGGTCAAGCGTGCCTACGGCGACTGGTCCTCCGAAAACCTCAAGAACTGGCGTACAACGTTGAATGAGCTGGCTATACAGCCCTGCCAGCAGTTCGCCTATACCACCGGCAAGAACTCCACCGACGGCGCCATGATTATTGACGCCATGGATCTGCTCTACTCCAAGCGTTTTGATGCCTTTGCCATCGTCAGCAGTGACAGTGACTTCACCAGCCTGGCATCCCGTCTCAAGCAGTCGGAAATCTATGTTTTCGGCTTTGGCGAGAAGAAGACCCCTATCTCGTTTCGCAATGCCTGTGATGACTTTATCTTCACCGAGATCCTTGGTGATGTACCGGCTGAAACCCTGCCGGGCAACCCGGATATGGCGCAGATCAAGCGGTTGCTGATCAAGGCCTGGCGTGAACATTCGGATGACGAAGGCTGGATGAACATGGGCCACGCCGGCAGCCTGCTGAAGCGTCAGCGGCCTGATTTTGACCCCCGCACCTTCGGCGCGGCCAGCTTCAAGGAGTTCCTGCAATTGTTCGCGCCTGACATTACGGTGGAGCAAAAGCAGCGCGGCAATGGTCGGCCCTATATGTACCAGGTTGTTGTATAG
- a CDS encoding MFS transporter produces the protein MRTPVKLLSIFVAFACLLLAINFGLRSSMGFFMAPISETFGYGREIFAFSLALQNLCWGLFQPFAGAVADRFGTARTLIGGAIVYALGLYITSTADSIWALHSGAGILVGMGIAGTGFGVVLPALARMVAPEKRAFALGLGTAAGSAGQLLVIPVAQSFITSYGWQTALLLLAGGALSMLMLATPFRGDSAKARSGDETEPEQTLPAALKEATGHVHYWLLIAGFFVCGFQLAFITVHMPAFLTDSGFEPQVAVISLSLIGLFNIFGCLLFGSWSGKYSKKNLLGIIYALRALVIALFMLLPISTTTVYLFSIATGFLWLATVPATSGLVAQMFGLRHMGTLYGIVFLNHQLGSFLGVWLGGYLYDATGTYNIVWWSAAAIALITAVIHIFIDERPVARLRNQPIAA, from the coding sequence ATGCGCACTCCGGTCAAGCTGCTGAGTATTTTCGTCGCCTTTGCCTGTCTGCTGCTGGCAATCAACTTTGGTCTGCGCTCGTCCATGGGCTTTTTCATGGCGCCCATTTCTGAAACCTTTGGCTATGGCCGCGAGATTTTCGCCTTTTCACTGGCATTGCAGAACCTGTGCTGGGGGCTTTTCCAGCCATTCGCCGGCGCCGTGGCGGATCGATTTGGCACCGCCCGCACCCTGATCGGCGGCGCCATTGTGTATGCGCTGGGGCTTTATATCACTTCGACCGCCGACAGTATCTGGGCGCTGCACAGCGGTGCCGGCATTCTGGTGGGCATGGGCATCGCCGGCACGGGTTTTGGTGTGGTGTTGCCGGCGCTGGCCAGAATGGTGGCGCCCGAGAAGCGTGCCTTTGCACTGGGCCTGGGTACTGCGGCGGGGTCCGCCGGGCAGTTGCTGGTGATACCGGTGGCCCAGAGCTTTATTACCAGCTACGGCTGGCAAACGGCGCTGCTGCTGCTGGCGGGCGGCGCGCTCAGCATGCTGATGCTGGCCACGCCTTTTCGCGGTGATAGCGCCAAGGCCCGTTCCGGCGACGAGACTGAACCCGAGCAGACGCTGCCCGCGGCCTTGAAGGAAGCCACCGGTCATGTGCATTACTGGCTGCTGATTGCGGGATTTTTCGTCTGCGGTTTTCAGCTGGCCTTTATTACCGTACATATGCCGGCCTTTCTTACGGACAGTGGTTTTGAGCCCCAGGTGGCTGTAATCAGCCTGTCGCTGATCGGACTCTTCAATATCTTTGGCTGTCTGCTGTTTGGTTCCTGGTCGGGCAAGTACTCGAAAAAGAACCTGCTGGGCATTATCTATGCGCTGCGCGCGCTGGTGATAGCCCTGTTCATGCTGCTGCCTATCAGTACCACCACTGTGTACCTGTTCTCTATCGCCACCGGTTTTCTGTGGCTGGCGACGGTTCCTGCGACCTCGGGTCTGGTGGCGCAGATGTTCGGGCTGCGCCATATGGGCACGCTCTACGGCATCGTCTTCCTGAATCATCAGCTGGGGTCCTTCCTCGGTGTCTGGCTGGGCGGCTACCTGTACGATGCCACCGGCACCTACAACATCGTCTGGTGGTCCGCCGCCGCTATTGCCCTGATCACCGCCGTGATTCATATCTTTATTGATGAGCGCCCGGTTGCGCGCCTGCGTAACCAGCCTATTGCTGCCTGA
- the choV gene encoding choline ABC transporter ATP-binding protein — translation MSVAVSIKNLDVVFGKKVQPALELLAQGKTRQEIIEATGQVVGVQDASIEVQRGEICVLMGLSGSGKSSLLRAVNGLNPISRGELRVQDGDEMVNMADCDAKTLRHMRSKRVSMVFQKFALMPWLSVLDNVAFGLEMQGIGKVERRRQAMEKLEMVGLDEWANKLPHELSGGMQQRVGLARAFAMDSDILLMDEPFSALDPLIRNQLQDELLELQRKLNKTIIFVSHDLDEALKIGTHIAIMESARIIQHGRPEDIVLNPCNEYVRNFVAHTNPLNVLKGRSLMTGLDQLERLDEMLVLNREENSWFKMDAQGQLLSASRQETALQLHQWETTSNLTDLNEGTLVVASPDISMRQALEIRYQTGLPVLLREASGLVGVLRDRDFYHALLGKHFGTETV, via the coding sequence ATGTCCGTTGCCGTCAGTATCAAGAATCTCGATGTGGTGTTTGGCAAGAAGGTACAGCCTGCACTGGAGTTGCTGGCGCAGGGTAAAACCCGCCAGGAAATCATTGAAGCCACCGGCCAGGTCGTCGGCGTGCAGGACGCCAGCATAGAAGTGCAGCGCGGCGAAATCTGCGTCCTGATGGGGTTGTCGGGCTCCGGCAAGTCCAGCCTGCTGCGCGCCGTGAACGGGCTCAACCCCATTAGCCGTGGCGAGCTGCGGGTGCAGGATGGCGACGAGATGGTCAATATGGCCGACTGCGACGCCAAAACCCTGCGCCACATGCGCAGCAAGCGTGTCTCAATGGTGTTCCAAAAATTCGCCCTTATGCCCTGGCTCAGCGTGCTGGACAACGTCGCTTTCGGCCTCGAAATGCAGGGCATCGGCAAGGTCGAACGCCGGCGCCAGGCGATGGAAAAGCTCGAAATGGTGGGCCTCGATGAATGGGCCAACAAGCTGCCCCACGAGCTCTCGGGCGGTATGCAGCAGCGTGTTGGCCTGGCCCGCGCCTTCGCCATGGACAGCGATATACTGCTGATGGACGAGCCCTTCTCGGCGCTGGATCCGCTGATCCGCAACCAGCTGCAGGATGAGTTGCTCGAGCTGCAGCGCAAGCTCAACAAGACCATCATCTTTGTGAGCCACGATCTGGATGAAGCCCTGAAGATCGGCACCCATATCGCCATCATGGAATCGGCCCGCATCATTCAGCACGGCCGGCCCGAGGATATAGTCCTTAACCCCTGCAATGAATACGTGCGCAACTTCGTCGCCCATACCAACCCGCTGAACGTGCTCAAGGGCCGTTCACTCATGACCGGGCTGGATCAGCTGGAACGGCTCGACGAAATGCTGGTGCTTAACCGCGAGGAAAACAGCTGGTTCAAGATGGATGCCCAGGGACAACTGCTGTCCGCCAGCCGCCAGGAAACAGCGCTGCAGCTGCATCAGTGGGAGACCACCAGCAACCTCACCGACCTCAACGAAGGCACCCTGGTCGTCGCCAGCCCGGATATTTCCATGCGCCAGGCACTGGAAATCCGCTACCAGACCGGCCTGCCGGTACTGCTGCGCGAGGCCAGCGGCCTGGTCGGCGTCCTGCGCGATCGCGACTTCTACCACGCCCTGCTGGGCAAACACTTCGGCACCGAAACGGTTTAG